Part of the Deinococcus reticulitermitis genome is shown below.
TGGTATGTATCTCAGCTCAATTGATCTCACGTGATGTACTCTTTCTTTGGAACGAATCAACTTAAGAAGAATCTCCCCCTTATCTTTAGGAGGATCTTTGAGACAATCCATGACTAATATATTTCCATTCATTCCAGCACCACCTTCTGTCCTTGCTGCAGTGCTTCAAGCACCTGCTGCTTCAGTTCGTTCAGCCGTTCGTCCAGCATCTTCTCCGCTGCTCCCAGATCCTGCGGGTCCAGGTCAAGGCGCTTCAGGCGAATGCGCTTCGGTGGATCTTCCACGGTCAGCAGGTCGCTCATGCGCCGGAGGATGCCGTCGAGTCGGCCACCAGCAGCGTCAATGTCGGCCCGCAGGTGATCGAGCGTCGGGTTGATCTGCCGCCAGTGGGTCTCCTCCGGTTGCGGCTGCCTGCCGTACCCCTGCAGTTCGTGCGCGAACGCTTCAGCCTGTTCGGGGTGGGCGGCTTCGAGGGCGGCGTACTCGGGAGTGGCCTTCAGCGCGGCGGTGGCCTCGGTGTACGCCGTGTGCCGCTCCTGCCAGGGCACGGCGTACGCGGCCTTCCAGGCGTGCTGGATGGCGCGGGTGTGCGTCAGGATGTCCGGCACTCGTGTGTAGAACGTGTCGCTGTCCAGGGCAGCGCGCAGGCGTTCGGCGGCGTTGGTGGCGGCTGGGTGGTCCGGCAGCAGCGGCAGGTAGCGGTTCAGAGCGTCGCGGGCGTCGTCCAGGTCACTCAGGGTGGTGCCGGTCAGTTTCTCTTCCAGGTTCACGAAGACTGGTCGGGCGGTGCTGATGGTGCTTTTGGCCTGCAGGTACAGTTTGATGACGTCGGCGTTGCTTTCCTGGGCGCTGATCTGCTCCAGGGCATCGCTGGCGGCCTTCAGACTCTCGCTGAAGGGCAGGTTGTGCTGGGTCAGCCGGTTCAGGACGGTGCGTGCGCGGCCGGCTTCCGCGGCCAGGGCGCGGCGGATGGTGCGGCCGATGACGCCTTCGTCGATGTCCGAGATGAACTCGCCGGTCAGTTCGCTGAAGGCAGTGATGGCTTCCAGGAGTGCGCCGGAGTCCAGGCTGTCCATTCGCACGGCGAACTGCGCGGCGCGGAAGTTGGGGGTGTTGGTGAAGGCGTCCAGAACGCCGTTGTCGGACCAGGAGGAGAGTTTGCGGCCCCCGCTCTGGATTTCCAGCACGCCGGCGCGGAACAGGGTGGCCAGCAGGAACTTCACGCGGTCGCTGGTCCAGCCGTGTGGGGCGGCGTCGAAGGTGGTTTCAAGCAGTTGCCCGGTGTTGACCTGTCCGGTGCTGGTGTTGCGGCGGATCTCCTCCAGCAGGGGCTGGAAGACGCTGGCGTTCGCGTCGATGACCAGGCTGCCGCTCTCGCTGCGCAGGACGTCCAGGCCGCCGTGGCCCAGCAGTTGTTGAAGGGGCACGAGGCGGTCCTGCGTGAGGAGGGCTTTCAGGTCACTCCCGGCTGGCGTGATCGAGACTTTCTCGATACTGGTGTAGATGCGGTCGATCACCTGTGAGAACAGGCGGTCCACCAGTTTGTTGACGTTGGCTCCCGCGACTTCCAGCGGGCGGCCGTTGTGGTAGTACGTGCCGCCCTGGAGTGCCGTGGTGACCGCGCGTTCCAGCGCCGTCTGGGCTTCCCTGAGCCGGCGACTTTCCTCTGCGACCTGCTTGGCCCGCGTCGTGTCCTGACGGTACTTGCCGAGCATGAAGTCGCTGCGCAGGTAACTACGGGCTGCGTCCTCGACGTTCCGACCGATCTCGATGATGCCGCTGACCGCCCTGGGGTGCTGCTGACTGTCCGCGTAGGCGTCCTTGGCGTCTCCGACCGTCATCAGGCGGAGGTCCACGTCGCCACGGGTGACGCCGGTGGGAATCTTGCCGTCCAGGTACAGGGTGGGCTTGAAGGTCCGCAGGCTCTTGTGGTTGTACGCGGCGGCGCTGCCCAGCGCGTCTGCCACGGCCTTGCGGACCTGCTCGCGGATGCGGGCGCCCGGGTCGAATCCGTTGCGTTCCTGCTCCCAGGTGCGCGCCTCCGGGCTCAGGAACTCGTACACGCCGCCCTGCTCCCGCACCTGCTCTTCACGCACCAGCAGGTCCAGCGCCCCGCGCACCAGGGACTCCTGCCCGGCCGCGCCCACTTCCGGGTACAGCACCGCCGCGACCGTCTTCACCGTGCGGTTCACGCCGCTGCGGGTCAGGCCCAGCAGGACGAGTGCCTTCGCTGCCCGCAGGGCCACCGCTCCCGGCTCCCCATGCGTTTTCAGGCGACCCTGAAGCAGGTTGATGGCGTTTCTCGGCTCGTCCGGGATGCGGTGCCCCAGGGTGTCGTAGATCTGATCGAAGCGGACGAGCTGGCCCACCTGCGCGTCTGCCAGACCCAGGTGCGGGTCGTTCAGGACGTCCTTGACCATCGCCAGGATGGGCCGCACCGCCGCGCCGTACGTCGGTCCGACCGTTCCCTGACTGCGGATGGCACTGATCACACCAATGATCAGATCGAACTGGTAGGGCAGCAGGGGGTACAGGTTCACGAAGTCCGCTTCGCTCACGTCGGTCTTCGTGTTCGCGTCGATCTCTGTGTGTAGTCGCAGCGCGCCCTGGTTGCTCTTGAACAGGTCCCGCAGGGCCGGTTCGAACTGGGGTTTCTTCCGCAGCAGGCGCTGCGTGGTGACTTCCGTGATGTCCTGCGGTTTCAGGTCCACCGGCTGCT
Proteins encoded:
- the brxC gene encoding BREX system P-loop protein BrxC codes for the protein MTTMNDIHIAELFEQDIRRVIDPVVIVTKDSDEKLIAEIDEYVVTDAIRQAFTHLLKNYVDIQAVPTQKIGVWVSGFFGSGKSSFAKMLGYMLDNPVLTGEGTSESVRTRLLRRFGNDASVAELVTKLDGLARPTRAVVFDLSQEAATGEDLVSHITYRQLLKHFGYSPRPVLAELELQLEREGRYQEFLTRFEAKYGKAWTGDGAFDMNRASAVMHDLEPGTYNHADSWAKSQGQNEIRVNPELLTNRAIEMAQRRGNGCNVVFVVDEVGQFAGRSVARMLDVQGIVHAFDRGGTTDAPSGSGVEPGAYRGRLWFVVTAQEQLSAVVENLDSNKTELGRLIDRFQQPVDLKPQDITEVTTQRLLRKKPQFEPALRDLFKSNQGALRLHTEIDANTKTDVSEADFVNLYPLLPYQFDLIIGVISAIRSQGTVGPTYGAAVRPILAMVKDVLNDPHLGLADAQVGQLVRFDQIYDTLGHRIPDEPRNAINLLQGRLKTHGEPGAVALRAAKALVLLGLTRSGVNRTVKTVAAVLYPEVGAAGQESLVRGALDLLVREEQVREQGGVYEFLSPEARTWEQERNGFDPGARIREQVRKAVADALGSAAAYNHKSLRTFKPTLYLDGKIPTGVTRGDVDLRLMTVGDAKDAYADSQQHPRAVSGIIEIGRNVEDAARSYLRSDFMLGKYRQDTTRAKQVAEESRRLREAQTALERAVTTALQGGTYYHNGRPLEVAGANVNKLVDRLFSQVIDRIYTSIEKVSITPAGSDLKALLTQDRLVPLQQLLGHGGLDVLRSESGSLVIDANASVFQPLLEEIRRNTSTGQVNTGQLLETTFDAAPHGWTSDRVKFLLATLFRAGVLEIQSGGRKLSSWSDNGVLDAFTNTPNFRAAQFAVRMDSLDSGALLEAITAFSELTGEFISDIDEGVIGRTIRRALAAEAGRARTVLNRLTQHNLPFSESLKAASDALEQISAQESNADVIKLYLQAKSTISTARPVFVNLEEKLTGTTLSDLDDARDALNRYLPLLPDHPAATNAAERLRAALDSDTFYTRVPDILTHTRAIQHAWKAAYAVPWQERHTAYTEATAALKATPEYAALEAAHPEQAEAFAHELQGYGRQPQPEETHWRQINPTLDHLRADIDAAGGRLDGILRRMSDLLTVEDPPKRIRLKRLDLDPQDLGAAEKMLDERLNELKQQVLEALQQGQKVVLE